A genomic stretch from Bacterioplanes sanyensis includes:
- a CDS encoding RNA ligase RtcB family protein, which translates to MGTSIQFLSDSICLVASRHSWIEGQAVQQLHSTAKLSGMQKIAGMPDLHPGKGYPIGAACLSQGILYPALVGSDIGCGMSFWQTDLSARKAKPEKWQRQLSQVEQPLQQHWQALVIDEKQRLNIHCDEFDHALGTIGGGNHFAEFQQVDEIYDDVRAAQLGLNPQTLQLLVHSGSRGYGQRILQHHVQRFGHHGLADDSNEQQAYLQCHDEALRWAQLNRQLIAQRFLHALGTHGEPLLDVHHNLVSASPQPDVSLLDGQPSAWLHRKGATPADQGPVVIPGSRGDYSWLVEPITDTDNVRHALWSLAHGAGRKWKRTDCKGRLSHKYSQTDLRRTRLGSVVICNDKELLYEEAPQAYKDSRRVIDDLLEAGLVRLIARLKPVLTFKTQGGRC; encoded by the coding sequence ATGGGCACGTCCATACAATTTCTTTCTGACTCTATTTGCTTAGTGGCTTCGCGTCACAGCTGGATCGAAGGCCAAGCCGTTCAACAACTGCATAGCACAGCCAAACTGTCTGGCATGCAGAAAATCGCTGGCATGCCGGATTTACATCCCGGCAAAGGTTACCCCATTGGTGCAGCTTGCCTGAGCCAAGGCATTTTATATCCGGCACTGGTCGGCAGCGACATTGGTTGCGGTATGTCGTTTTGGCAAACCGATTTATCCGCCCGCAAAGCTAAACCGGAAAAGTGGCAACGCCAACTCTCGCAGGTGGAGCAACCTCTGCAGCAGCACTGGCAAGCGCTGGTCATCGACGAAAAGCAGCGCCTAAACATTCATTGCGACGAGTTTGATCACGCTCTAGGCACCATCGGCGGCGGCAATCACTTTGCTGAATTTCAGCAAGTGGATGAAATCTACGATGACGTCCGTGCTGCTCAGCTCGGGCTTAATCCGCAGACACTGCAATTGCTGGTGCACTCGGGTTCACGTGGTTATGGGCAGCGCATCTTGCAGCATCACGTGCAACGGTTTGGCCATCACGGTCTGGCCGATGACAGCAATGAACAGCAGGCTTATTTGCAATGCCACGATGAGGCACTGCGCTGGGCGCAATTGAACCGCCAGCTCATCGCCCAGCGGTTTCTGCATGCCTTGGGCACGCACGGCGAACCCTTGCTCGATGTTCACCACAATCTGGTCAGCGCCAGCCCACAGCCAGACGTTAGCTTGCTGGACGGCCAACCGTCTGCTTGGCTGCATCGCAAAGGCGCAACGCCGGCCGACCAAGGCCCAGTGGTGATTCCTGGCTCGCGCGGCGATTATTCCTGGCTGGTGGAGCCAATTACTGATACTGACAACGTCCGCCACGCTTTATGGTCACTGGCGCATGGCGCGGGGCGTAAGTGGAAACGTACCGATTGCAAAGGGCGTCTCAGCCATAAGTACAGTCAGACCGATTTACGTCGCACTCGCCTCGGCAGTGTGGTGATCTGCAACGACAAAGAGTTGCTGTACGAAGAAGCGCCGCAAGCCTACAAAGACAGCCGTCGGGTAATCGACGACTTGCTGGAAGCGGGCTTAGTGCGTTTGATCGCGCGATTAAAGCCGGTGCTGACGTTTAAAACACAAGGAGGGCGTTGCTGA
- the prfH gene encoding peptide chain release factor H: MWVVQLSAGQGPEECSRAVGLALQRLQHEAQQQQVSCQILEQHPGRQPGCFKSVLLAMRGQQAQILAQRWQGPMQWLCTSPYRPRHKRKNWFFSGQVFELPESPPASSDGACLDNDIDYQSCRSSGAGGQHVNTTNSAVQAWHRPSGIRVRVESERSQHANKKLARALIQHKLQQQRQSESAQQEQQRWQQHQQLQRGGAMRCFHGPQFREA, from the coding sequence ATGTGGGTAGTGCAACTGTCCGCCGGACAAGGCCCGGAAGAGTGCAGCCGCGCCGTGGGTTTGGCGCTGCAACGTTTACAACACGAAGCCCAACAGCAACAAGTGAGCTGTCAGATTTTAGAGCAGCACCCTGGCCGCCAGCCTGGCTGCTTTAAATCGGTATTGCTGGCGATGCGCGGCCAGCAAGCGCAGATACTCGCCCAACGTTGGCAGGGGCCGATGCAATGGTTATGCACCAGCCCTTACAGGCCGCGCCATAAGCGCAAAAACTGGTTCTTCAGTGGCCAGGTGTTTGAACTGCCAGAGTCGCCCCCTGCCAGTAGCGATGGCGCTTGCCTAGATAACGACATTGATTACCAAAGCTGTCGCTCCTCCGGCGCCGGTGGCCAGCACGTCAATACCACCAACTCGGCGGTGCAAGCTTGGCACCGCCCTAGTGGTATTCGTGTACGCGTCGAAAGTGAGCGCAGTCAGCATGCCAATAAAAAGCTAGCGCGTGCCTTAATCCAGCATAAGCTGCAACAACAGCGACAGAGCGAATCTGCACAGCAGGAGCAGCAGCGCTGGCAGCAACACCAGCAACTGCAACGTGGCGGCGCCATGCGTTGCTTTCATGGACCGCAGTTTCGTGAGGCCTAG
- the coaD gene encoding pantetheine-phosphate adenylyltransferase gives MNTVVYPGTFDPITNGHTDLVERAARLFDRIIIAVADNPKKQPMLDLDTRVDLAREVLGHLHNVEVTGFANLLSDFVREHNANIILRGLRAVSDFEYEFQLANMNRVLAPSVESMFLTPAEKYSYISSTLVREIASLNGDVSNFVHPSVAKALQKRVS, from the coding sequence ATGAATACGGTCGTTTACCCAGGCACATTTGATCCCATCACCAATGGACATACCGATCTGGTCGAACGCGCCGCACGCCTGTTTGACCGCATTATTATTGCCGTCGCAGACAACCCTAAAAAACAGCCGATGTTGGATTTGGACACGCGTGTTGATTTGGCGCGTGAAGTATTGGGGCATTTGCACAATGTCGAAGTGACCGGGTTCGCCAACCTGCTGTCTGACTTTGTCCGTGAGCACAATGCCAACATTATTTTGCGCGGCCTGCGTGCGGTGTCCGACTTTGAATACGAATTCCAGCTCGCCAACATGAACCGTGTGTTGGCGCCAAGTGTAGAGAGCATGTTCCTGACTCCGGCGGAGAAGTACTCCTACATTTCATCCACGCTGGTGAGAGAGATCGCGTCTTTAAATGGCGACGTCAGCAACTTCGTTCACCCGAGCGTTGCCAAAGCCCTGCAAAAACGCGTCAGTTAA
- a CDS encoding YfhL family 4Fe-4S dicluster ferredoxin — translation MALIITDECINCDVCEPECPNEAISPGEEIYEIDPAKCTECVGHYDEPQCQLVCPVDCIPHDDNNQETQEELEAKYERLTGKKIA, via the coding sequence ATGGCGTTGATTATCACCGACGAATGCATCAATTGTGATGTGTGCGAGCCCGAGTGCCCCAACGAGGCGATCTCACCGGGCGAAGAAATCTACGAAATTGATCCAGCCAAGTGCACTGAGTGTGTTGGCCACTACGATGAGCCCCAGTGCCAGCTGGTGTGCCCTGTCGACTGCATTCCGCACGACGACAACAATCAGGAAACCCAAGAAGAGCTGGAAGCCAAATACGAGCGCTTAACGGGCAAAAAGATCGCCTAA
- the ggt gene encoding gamma-glutamyltransferase, translating to MASAHPLATQAGMDILAAGGNAVDAAIAVAASLGVVEPYAAGIGGGGFWLIYNASENKYRFIDARETAPKAAHRDYYLKDGKPDRDRSINGPSAAAIPGQPAAFAYLSQRYGLLSLPQVLAPAIEQARTGFEVDARYQKLANFRLHHMRRYPVTAEIFLDDNQVPAVGHRIVQPELATTLELLAKQGKAGFYQGALANTLVEAVQANGGDWTLEDLANYQVVEREPIVFEYDEHTIISAPPPSSGGIALAQMLGMLDAYQQQTGTDWRQLDKVAQAHLLAEVMRRAYRDRAEFLGDPDFYQVPVDKLLSEQRAADYAASIDANKASVSLDMQGPANLHEGRHTTHLSVLDKYGNRVSATLSINLPFGSAFTVAGVVLNNEMDDFSLAPGVPNSYGLVGAEANAIAAGKRPLSSMTPTMIESCDQVAVLGAPGGSRIITQVLLGTLAHLQNEPVEQWVSQPRFHHQYLPDRIQIEPDTFNSSEINRLNTIGHEVRSVGRQYGNMQAILWDIQQGKVTAASDPRGVGAAEVLSVPQLNIR from the coding sequence ATTGCCAGCGCTCATCCACTGGCGACCCAGGCCGGCATGGACATTCTGGCCGCCGGCGGCAATGCCGTAGACGCTGCCATTGCTGTGGCGGCGTCACTGGGTGTGGTTGAACCTTACGCTGCCGGTATTGGTGGTGGTGGTTTCTGGCTGATTTACAACGCCAGTGAAAACAAATACCGCTTTATTGATGCGCGTGAAACAGCGCCTAAAGCGGCGCATCGAGATTATTACCTGAAAGACGGCAAACCGGATCGCGACCGTTCCATAAACGGCCCGTCAGCAGCAGCCATTCCCGGCCAGCCCGCGGCCTTTGCTTATTTATCGCAGCGCTATGGACTGTTGTCTTTACCGCAGGTTTTAGCGCCCGCTATTGAGCAAGCGCGCACAGGCTTTGAAGTGGATGCACGCTATCAAAAGCTAGCCAACTTCCGCCTGCATCATATGCGGCGCTACCCGGTCACGGCGGAGATTTTTCTAGACGATAATCAGGTGCCAGCTGTGGGGCATCGCATTGTGCAGCCAGAATTAGCCACCACACTGGAGTTACTGGCTAAGCAAGGCAAAGCCGGGTTTTATCAGGGTGCGCTGGCTAACACCTTGGTCGAGGCTGTACAAGCCAATGGCGGTGATTGGACGCTGGAAGACTTGGCCAACTACCAAGTGGTAGAGCGTGAGCCGATTGTATTTGAATACGATGAGCACACCATTATTAGCGCACCGCCACCGTCGTCGGGCGGCATTGCTCTGGCACAAATGCTGGGCATGCTCGACGCCTATCAGCAACAAACGGGTACTGATTGGCGCCAGCTCGACAAAGTAGCGCAAGCTCACTTATTGGCTGAGGTAATGCGCCGCGCTTATCGCGACCGTGCTGAGTTCTTGGGCGACCCGGATTTTTATCAGGTTCCGGTGGATAAATTGTTATCTGAGCAGCGTGCAGCGGACTATGCCGCCAGCATCGATGCCAACAAAGCGTCCGTTAGCCTAGATATGCAAGGTCCAGCCAACCTGCACGAAGGTCGCCACACCACACATTTGTCGGTGTTGGATAAATACGGCAATCGGGTATCCGCCACATTGAGCATTAACTTGCCGTTCGGCTCAGCCTTTACCGTCGCAGGCGTGGTTTTGAATAATGAAATGGACGACTTCTCCCTCGCGCCTGGTGTCCCTAATAGCTACGGCTTGGTCGGCGCCGAGGCCAACGCCATTGCCGCTGGCAAGCGGCCGCTATCGAGCATGACGCCGACCATGATTGAAAGCTGCGATCAAGTAGCGGTATTGGGTGCCCCTGGTGGTAGCCGCATCATTACGCAAGTATTGTTGGGCACGCTAGCGCATCTGCAGAATGAGCCGGTGGAGCAATGGGTGAGTCAGCCACGTTTTCATCACCAGTATTTGCCCGATCGCATTCAAATTGAGCCCGATACGTTTAATAGCAGCGAGATCAATAGGCTCAATACCATTGGTCATGAAGTCCGCTCCGTTGGCCGCCAATATGGCAACATGCAGGCCATCTTGTGGGATATCCAGCAAGGCAAAGTCACTGCCGCCTCAGACCCGCGTGGCGTCGGAGCAGCCGAAGTGCTGAGCGTGCCGCAGCTGAATATTCGCTAA
- a CDS encoding outer membrane beta-barrel protein: protein MQVTAALQKSTLAAALALATLSTSVSANQIEDKPSAAAIVADAAIARPAYIILSQAGALIYGATLPLTLLTGSADAVAETLVVTPLQQGFLRCLGCRKINTEVSRMEEGDGKTIQHFVQLNAGYNMFKDKSLDEDANSAGGGFAVGTHFRLSDTSRFDVMLGARYLGKPDYDDAGFEDQVLSYQITSRFGRAIGDGVDIMGKLGVHRWQADWDVESPEEGESDSGSASGNGFLYGLGLDFRLSDSMRAGIEYTRYNLDDGKYEVELDTIDLTAAIMF, encoded by the coding sequence ATGCAAGTGACGGCGGCCTTACAGAAATCGACTCTGGCAGCGGCTTTGGCGTTGGCCACATTGAGCACATCTGTGTCAGCGAACCAAATTGAGGACAAGCCCAGCGCTGCAGCCATTGTTGCTGATGCTGCGATTGCTCGTCCTGCATATATCATCCTATCTCAGGCCGGTGCGCTGATTTATGGCGCGACCTTGCCGCTGACCTTGCTCACCGGCTCAGCCGATGCGGTGGCTGAAACTTTGGTTGTTACACCATTGCAGCAAGGCTTTCTGCGTTGCTTAGGTTGTCGCAAGATCAATACTGAAGTGTCGCGTATGGAAGAAGGCGATGGCAAAACCATTCAGCACTTTGTGCAGCTGAATGCGGGCTACAACATGTTTAAAGATAAAAGCCTAGATGAAGATGCAAACTCTGCTGGTGGTGGCTTCGCTGTCGGTACGCATTTTCGTTTAAGTGATACCAGTCGTTTTGATGTGATGCTCGGTGCACGCTATCTGGGCAAGCCCGATTACGATGACGCGGGTTTTGAAGATCAAGTGTTGTCCTACCAGATTACCAGTCGCTTTGGCCGTGCCATCGGAGACGGCGTCGACATTATGGGTAAACTCGGTGTTCATCGCTGGCAGGCAGACTGGGATGTCGAGAGCCCTGAAGAGGGTGAGAGCGACAGTGGTAGCGCCAGCGGTAACGGCTTTTTATATGGCTTAGGACTGGATTTCCGCTTGAGTGACAGTATGCGTGCTGGCATCGAATACACACGCTACAACCTTGATGACGGCAAATATGAAGTCGAGTTGGATACTATCGATCTGACTGCCGCCATTATGTTCTGA
- the mutM gene encoding bifunctional DNA-formamidopyrimidine glycosylase/DNA-(apurinic or apyrimidinic site) lyase, which yields MPELPEVETTKRGIEPWLKGTAIEQIIVRQPQLRWPVADDIQQLTGQVIRGLQRRAKYILVETDAGTAMWHLGMSGSLRLVEPDEDARLHDHIDWRLSNGKILRYHDPRRFGALLWLPPGEDWGDNEYLAHLGPEPLSSDFDGDYLYQRSRGKKQAVKTFVMDGKVVVGVGNIYANEALFMAGIRPTTAAGRISKARYLRLVEHIKEVLARAIEQGGTTLRDFVGGDGQPGYFAQQLDVYGRGGKPCRKCTQPLTEIRLGQRSSVYCPRCQR from the coding sequence ATGCCTGAGTTACCTGAGGTCGAAACCACTAAGCGCGGTATTGAACCCTGGCTGAAAGGGACCGCCATTGAGCAAATCATCGTGCGACAGCCACAGCTGCGTTGGCCGGTGGCCGATGACATTCAACAATTAACTGGGCAGGTTATCCGCGGTCTGCAACGCCGAGCCAAATACATCCTGGTGGAAACGGATGCTGGCACGGCCATGTGGCATCTCGGCATGTCGGGCTCTCTGCGACTGGTTGAGCCAGATGAGGACGCACGGCTGCACGACCACATTGATTGGCGGCTAAGCAATGGCAAGATATTGCGCTATCACGACCCGCGTCGCTTTGGCGCGCTGCTGTGGCTGCCACCGGGCGAGGACTGGGGTGACAACGAGTATCTGGCGCACCTTGGCCCTGAACCGTTAAGCAGTGACTTTGACGGCGATTATTTGTACCAACGTTCACGCGGCAAAAAACAAGCGGTCAAAACCTTTGTGATGGATGGCAAAGTAGTGGTGGGGGTGGGCAACATTTACGCCAACGAAGCACTGTTCATGGCCGGCATTCGCCCCACTACTGCGGCTGGGCGTATCAGCAAGGCGCGTTATCTGCGTTTGGTTGAGCACATAAAGGAAGTATTGGCCCGTGCTATTGAGCAAGGCGGCACGACGCTGCGAGATTTCGTTGGTGGCGATGGTCAGCCGGGCTATTTTGCCCAACAGCTGGACGTATACGGCCGTGGTGGCAAACCTTGTCGAAAATGTACACAGCCGTTGACAGAAATCCGTCTGGGTCAGCGCAGCAGCGTATATTGTCCACGCTGCCAGCGTTGA
- the rpmG gene encoding 50S ribosomal protein L33: MPRDKIRLVSSAGTGHFYTTDKNKRTMPEKMEIKKFDPVVRKHVMYKEAKIK, translated from the coding sequence ATGCCACGCGATAAGATTCGTCTGGTTTCAAGTGCCGGTACCGGTCACTTTTACACCACAGACAAAAACAAGCGCACCATGCCTGAGAAAATGGAGATCAAAAAATTTGATCCTGTTGTTCGCAAGCACGTGATGTACAAAGAAGCAAAAATCAAATAA
- the rpmB gene encoding 50S ribosomal protein L28, translating into MSKVCQVTGKSPVTGNNVSHSNIKTKRRFLPNLQYHRFWVESEKRFVRLRVTTKGMRIIDKKGIDAVLAEIRARGEKV; encoded by the coding sequence ATGTCTAAGGTTTGTCAGGTTACAGGTAAAAGCCCTGTAACAGGGAATAACGTTTCCCACTCTAACATCAAAACCAAGCGCCGTTTTCTGCCAAACCTGCAATACCATCGTTTTTGGGTAGAAAGCGAAAAGCGTTTCGTACGTCTGCGCGTTACTACCAAAGGTATGCGCATCATCGATAAGAAAGGTATCGATGCTGTTCTGGCTGAAATCCGCGCACGCGGCGAGAAAGTTTAA
- the radC gene encoding RadC family protein: MAIRDWPEAERPREKLLQQGVAALSDAELLAIFLRTGTRGKSAVDLARELLQEYGGLRPLLTASQQRFCRSDGLGNAKFAQLQAVLEMSRRHMIEQLQRGDALTSPELTRRFLQASLRDYQHEVFAILLLDNQHQVIKLVPLFRGTLDSAAVYPREVVKLALEQQAAAVILAHNHPSGVAEPSRSDRAITERLQQALGLMDIRVLDHIVIGDGEAVSFAERGWL, translated from the coding sequence ATGGCAATTCGTGATTGGCCTGAGGCCGAGCGGCCCAGAGAAAAGCTGCTGCAACAAGGGGTGGCAGCCCTGTCAGATGCAGAGCTGCTGGCCATTTTTTTACGCACCGGAACACGTGGCAAATCCGCGGTCGACTTGGCGCGTGAGCTGTTACAGGAGTATGGAGGCTTGCGACCGCTATTGACCGCCAGTCAGCAACGCTTCTGTCGCTCAGATGGCTTGGGTAATGCCAAGTTTGCACAGCTGCAAGCGGTGTTGGAAATGAGCCGCCGCCATATGATCGAGCAGCTGCAGCGTGGCGACGCTCTGACCAGCCCAGAGCTAACACGACGATTCTTGCAAGCCAGTTTGCGCGACTATCAACATGAGGTGTTCGCCATCCTGTTGCTGGATAACCAGCATCAGGTGATTAAACTCGTCCCCTTGTTTCGAGGCACGCTGGACAGCGCAGCGGTCTACCCGCGCGAAGTGGTGAAACTGGCGCTAGAGCAACAGGCTGCCGCAGTGATTTTGGCGCACAACCATCCGTCTGGAGTGGCAGAACCGAGCCGCTCTGACCGTGCCATCACCGAGCGTTTGCAGCAGGCACTGGGGCTGATGGACATTCGGGTGTTGGATCATATTGTGATTGGCGATGGTGAAGCGGTGTCGTTTGCCGAGCGGGGCTGGCTGTAG
- the coaBC gene encoding bifunctional phosphopantothenoylcysteine decarboxylase/phosphopantothenate--cysteine ligase CoaBC, translated as MQQLSNKRIVLGISGGIAAYKSAELVRTLKKAGADVRVVMTDGAKEFITPLTLQALSGNPVHHTLLDPAAEAGMGHIELAKWADVIVIAPTSANLLARLAQGLGDDLLTTICLASGAPLSLAPAMNQAMWSNPVTQNNVQQLQQLRGSQLRWFGPDAGQQACGDIGPGRMLEPEAIAELLAQQFDTGQLSGKHVVITAGPTREALDPVRYISNHSSGKMGFALAQAAAEAGARVTLISGPVNLPTPPQCERIDVISADDMLQAAEHATSDCDVFIAAAAVADYRPANIAEQKIKKSGEHITLTLTKNPDIVATIAGQPTPPFCVGFAAETQHLGEHAQCKLQRKRLDMIVANDVSQPGIGFNSDDNAVSVFWPGGKQQLAQASKQQLARQLIQLMAERLSATQPQAN; from the coding sequence ATGCAACAATTGAGTAACAAACGCATCGTGCTCGGCATCAGTGGGGGCATTGCTGCGTACAAATCTGCGGAGTTGGTGCGCACCTTGAAGAAAGCCGGCGCAGACGTTCGTGTGGTGATGACCGATGGCGCCAAAGAATTTATCACACCGCTGACGCTGCAGGCCTTGTCGGGCAACCCGGTGCATCACACCTTGTTGGACCCAGCCGCCGAAGCTGGCATGGGCCATATCGAGCTGGCCAAATGGGCCGATGTCATCGTCATAGCACCGACCTCCGCCAACTTGCTGGCACGCCTGGCACAGGGCTTGGGCGATGATTTGCTAACCACCATTTGCTTGGCCAGTGGCGCACCACTGTCATTGGCACCCGCCATGAACCAGGCCATGTGGAGCAACCCAGTCACGCAAAACAACGTGCAACAATTGCAACAATTGCGGGGTTCGCAGCTGCGTTGGTTTGGTCCCGATGCCGGCCAGCAAGCCTGCGGAGATATCGGCCCTGGTCGCATGTTAGAGCCAGAGGCTATTGCCGAGCTGTTGGCGCAGCAGTTTGACACTGGGCAACTCAGCGGCAAACACGTGGTCATTACCGCCGGCCCCACCCGTGAAGCACTGGACCCTGTGCGTTACATCAGCAATCACAGTTCCGGCAAAATGGGCTTTGCATTGGCACAAGCAGCGGCAGAGGCCGGTGCCAGGGTAACGCTGATCAGCGGGCCAGTTAACCTGCCCACACCGCCCCAATGCGAGCGCATTGATGTAATCAGCGCTGACGACATGCTGCAAGCCGCTGAGCACGCGACGTCCGATTGCGATGTATTTATCGCCGCAGCGGCCGTCGCCGACTATCGGCCGGCGAATATCGCCGAACAGAAAATCAAAAAATCCGGCGAGCACATCACACTGACGCTCACCAAAAACCCAGACATCGTCGCCACCATTGCCGGCCAGCCAACACCTCCATTTTGCGTCGGCTTTGCCGCTGAGACACAACATTTGGGTGAACATGCCCAGTGCAAATTACAGCGCAAGCGGCTCGACATGATCGTCGCCAATGATGTGTCACAGCCTGGCATTGGATTTAACAGCGACGACAACGCCGTCAGCGTTTTCTGGCCTGGCGGCAAGCAGCAACTGGCACAAGCCAGTAAGCAGCAGCTGGCACGACAACTGATTCAACTCATGGCGGAGCGCCTATCCGCAACACAACCACAGGCTAACTGA
- the dut gene encoding dUTP diphosphatase, with protein sequence MTDNNAFPLQVRILDPRIGDTIAMPEYATTGSAGLDLRACLDSALTLHPGETQLIPTGLSIFIQDPSFAAMILPRSGLGHKHGIVLGNLVGLIDSDYQGELMVSCWNRGDTAFTIEVGERIAQLVLVPVVQAKFEIVQEFTATERGSGGFGHSGRT encoded by the coding sequence ATGACAGATAACAACGCTTTCCCTCTGCAGGTTCGCATTCTTGACCCGCGTATCGGCGATACCATCGCCATGCCGGAATACGCCACCACAGGCTCAGCTGGCCTTGATTTGCGAGCCTGCCTCGACAGTGCGTTGACCTTGCACCCAGGCGAGACGCAACTGATTCCTACGGGTCTGAGCATCTTTATCCAAGACCCAAGTTTTGCGGCGATGATCCTGCCACGCTCAGGCTTAGGCCATAAGCACGGCATTGTGCTCGGTAACTTGGTCGGCTTGATCGATTCTGATTACCAAGGCGAGCTGATGGTCAGCTGTTGGAATCGCGGCGATACGGCCTTCACGATTGAAGTCGGTGAGCGCATTGCTCAGCTGGTGCTGGTGCCCGTCGTGCAAGCAAAGTTTGAAATTGTGCAGGAGTTCACAGCCACGGAGCGGGGTTCCGGTGGCTTTGGCCATTCCGGTCGTACCTGA